One stretch of Limnohabitans sp. DNA includes these proteins:
- a CDS encoding flavin reductase family protein has product MNPSIPKSSHLLTTDPFAADRDSPPGHPENTGDYKKALACFGTGVTVITTHHGWQDVGMTCNSFSSVSLNPPLVLWSIRKAASSLIAFTESHGFMVNVLAHDQQALAVQFASGNMTDRFMGVPAERHHSDRLRLTGTVAWFDCDLHQLVDAGDHLIVLGKVRDYDWNNTPALMYRASQFGQFSPFQSLE; this is encoded by the coding sequence ATGAATCCGTCAATCCCCAAGTCTTCTCATCTTTTGACCACTGATCCTTTTGCAGCCGACCGCGATAGCCCGCCAGGACATCCGGAAAACACGGGCGATTACAAAAAAGCCTTGGCTTGTTTTGGTACCGGGGTCACTGTGATCACGACCCATCATGGCTGGCAGGACGTGGGCATGACCTGCAACTCGTTCAGCTCGGTCTCTCTCAATCCGCCTCTTGTGTTGTGGAGCATTCGCAAAGCGGCCAGCAGCCTGATTGCTTTCACCGAATCCCATGGATTCATGGTCAATGTACTGGCACACGACCAACAAGCGTTGGCAGTCCAATTTGCCAGCGGCAACATGACTGACCGTTTTATGGGCGTACCAGCCGAGCGGCACCACAGCGATCGGCTTCGGCTGACAGGCACTGTGGCCTGGTTTGACTGCGATTTACACCAGTTGGTTGACGCAGGCGATCATTTGATCGTGCTGGGCAAGGTTCGCGATTATGACTGGAACAACACGCCTGCTCTGATGTACAGGGCCAGTCAATTTGGCCAATTCAGTCCTTTCCAGTCCCTTGAATGA